Proteins co-encoded in one Nicotiana sylvestris chromosome 7, ASM39365v2, whole genome shotgun sequence genomic window:
- the LOC138873243 gene encoding uncharacterized protein translates to MSIPSPNQRISSFRNGYSSVYTYPFTLGFNPPIDPVILDFCRFFTICLAQIGPLVWRTVACLRYLSSKANVNFTFSHLIHLYHPNLIRHGVFTLTARSKKVLVNPEDDKDRGWYIRYVAVRTADLIGETNIPFPEKWNFEPTMGDVEPIPNFRGWVDSLLKIATREQRTWKSISFLHGWKVKTHGFGIRGMTAEVAMVIRMSANAALDLDKARALLPKRKATKESSEEEEEGTSLITRPRARRRIIIDNEIENTHARTSATEPVLIQSDEDAEPRNNNELIQHLFDSGFGSGELGPVFDEAHLSSFVPISSIPLPAVSVSLPALRTSICLPISTAPISVPLAASTAPASAPVLVSTSFPSIPSAAPLPSVHHTETGSSNGNMTMRSVTLEVPANHSLLRKTGRADVWLEPLIGDIEKKKMESHSCLTLMNDVVHSTLNANLISTELMRRISLLERKARESEKSVHEAEEIARGAQLEATNWKEQFENAQGTIEDLELAKVIDTIEKSQQSTDTPSPALEVPENVAIPASEGETSTTQSVEVEASVTTPSIE, encoded by the exons atgtcaattccttccccaaatcaaagaatttcctcttttagaaatgggtattcttctgtttacacttaccccttcactttaggttttaatcctccgattgacccagttattctcgatttttgtcgtttctttaccatttgtttggcccaaattggtccattggtgtggagaacagtggcttgtttgagatatttatcatccaaggccaatgtcaatttcaccttttctcatctcattcatctataccatcccaacttaatacgccatggggttttcaccttaactgcaaggagcaaaaaagttttggtaaaccctgaggatgacaaagatcgtggatggtatatccgttacgttgctgtccgtacagcggatttgattggcgaaacaaatattccctttcctgagaagtggaattttgaac caaccatgggagatgtggaacctattcccaactttcgtggttgggtagactcacttttgaagattgctactagggagcagagaacttggaaatcaatttcttttttacatggctggaaagtcaaaacacatg gatttggcattagaggaatgacagctgaagtagctatggtcattcgcatgtctgcgaatgctgctctggatttagataaggctcgagccttgctgcctaaaagaaaagctacaaaggaaagttctgaagaagaagaggagggtacctccctaattaccaggccaagggccaggagacgaataatcattgataatgaaattgaaaacactcatgctcgtacctccgccaccgagcctgttttgattcaatctGATGAGGATGCCGAACCAAGAAATAATAATGAGTTAATTCAGCACctttttgacagtggtttcgggagtggcgagctcggacctgtttttgatgaagctcatctttcctcatttgttcctatttcctccattcctctgccagCCGTAAGTGTTTCTTTACCAGCTTTAAGAACTTCCATTTGTTTGCCAATTTCTACTGCTCCTATATCTGTTCccttggctgcttcaaccgcacctgcTTCTGCTCCggtgttggtttctacatcttttccCTCCATTCCTTCCgctgctcctcttccctctgttcatcatacagagacaggttctagcaacggaaatatgacaatgagaagtgttactttggaggttcctgccaatcatagcctcctGAGGAAGACCggtagagccgatgtttggctcgaacctctaattggagatatcgagaagaagaagatggagagccatagctgcttaactttgatgaacgacgtagttcattctactttgaat gctaaccttattaGCACGGAATTAATGAGAAGAATTTCCTTACTGGAAAGAAaagctcgtgagtctgaaaagtctgtccacgaggctgaggaaatagctaggggagcccaACTTGAAGCAACCAACTGGAAGGAGCAGTTCGAAAATGCTCAAGGGACTATAGaaga tcttgaactggccaaagtcatagataccatcgagaaaagccaacagtctactgatactccttctcctgccctTGAAGTTCCTGAAAATGTTGctattccagcttcagagggtgaaacttctacaacccagtctgtggaagttgaagcttccgtgacaACCCCCTcaattgaatga